A portion of the Rhodopseudomonas sp. BAL398 genome contains these proteins:
- a CDS encoding DUF2147 domain-containing protein, protein MKRLVVLATMLVATSAANAGDSYSFDIGGRTIHIEKPSDCDSPSCVSLSIPGIYESGPKRPQRSRVERDDDDGGSQRSAVDRDDDDDRDSKRARIDRDGDLDRKPERDSQRKPLGPPAPTANAPAAKQSLEPANGARPVAPPSTTASRTPDEPAASAATTPSAPAAKPAPVVATAPPAAPEQEQEEPANAAARPAAPASPLGIWLTEEKEGKIRIEPCGPHLCGYALKDNEKILINMKPASGNTWKGRIHDPKSGSNYDSTIALKGPDRLRVQGCAFGGMFCGGQTWSRVN, encoded by the coding sequence ATGAAAAGGCTCGTTGTTCTGGCCACGATGTTGGTGGCGACATCGGCTGCCAATGCCGGCGACTCGTATTCGTTCGATATCGGTGGCCGCACCATCCATATCGAGAAACCCAGTGACTGCGACTCGCCGTCCTGCGTCTCGCTCTCGATCCCCGGAATCTATGAATCCGGACCGAAACGCCCCCAGCGATCTCGTGTCGAGCGTGATGACGATGATGGCGGTAGCCAGCGCTCGGCGGTCGACCGCGACGACGACGACGACCGCGACAGCAAGCGCGCAAGGATCGACCGCGACGGCGACCTGGACAGAAAGCCCGAGCGCGACAGCCAGCGCAAACCGCTGGGGCCGCCGGCCCCGACCGCGAATGCGCCGGCCGCAAAGCAGTCGCTCGAACCCGCCAATGGCGCGCGGCCGGTAGCGCCGCCGTCCACCACGGCCAGCCGGACCCCGGACGAGCCGGCCGCGTCTGCCGCCACGACCCCGTCCGCTCCCGCCGCCAAGCCGGCGCCGGTGGTGGCAACCGCGCCGCCCGCCGCGCCGGAACAAGAGCAGGAGGAACCGGCGAATGCGGCCGCACGCCCCGCGGCCCCGGCATCGCCGCTCGGCATCTGGCTGACCGAGGAAAAGGAAGGCAAGATTCGCATCGAGCCGTGCGGTCCGCATCTGTGCGGCTACGCGCTGAAGGACAACGAAAAGATCCTGATCAACATGAAGCCGGCCAGCGGCAACACATGGAAGGGCCGGATCCACGATCCCAAGAGCGGCAGCAATTACGACTCGACGATCGCCCTGAAGGGTCCCGATCGGCTGCGCGTCCAGGGCTGCGCCTTCGGCGGCATGTTCTGCGGCGGACAGACCTGGAGCCGGGTCAACTGA
- the dapA gene encoding 4-hydroxy-tetrahydrodipicolinate synthase: protein MATGTKFQGSLTALVTPFKDGALDEAAFRSLVNWQIDEGSYGLVPVGTTGESPTVSHDEHRRIVEWCIDEAKGRVPVIAGAGSNSTKEAVELAQHAEKAGADAVLVVTPYYNKPTQEGMYHHFKAVNDAIGIPIIIYNIPPRSVVDMSVETMTRLFELKNIAGVKDATANLARVSQQRHAMGPDFIQLSGEDMTALAYMAAGGHGCISVVANVAPNLCAKLMTAVLKGDYAAALTIQDRLVPLHDAIFKEPGLAGAKHGLKLLDRLQEEVRLPLLPVTAPTGKVIRDAMVHAGLLN from the coding sequence ATGGCAACCGGGACGAAATTTCAGGGGTCGCTGACCGCCCTGGTGACACCATTCAAAGACGGCGCGCTGGACGAGGCCGCTTTTCGCAGCCTGGTGAACTGGCAGATCGACGAGGGGAGCTACGGTCTGGTGCCGGTCGGCACCACCGGCGAAAGCCCGACGGTGAGCCATGACGAGCATCGGCGGATCGTCGAATGGTGCATCGACGAGGCCAAGGGCCGGGTGCCGGTGATCGCCGGCGCGGGCTCGAACTCGACCAAGGAAGCGGTCGAACTGGCGCAGCACGCCGAGAAGGCCGGCGCCGACGCCGTGCTGGTGGTGACCCCCTATTATAACAAGCCGACCCAGGAGGGCATGTATCACCACTTCAAGGCGGTGAACGACGCCATCGGGATTCCGATCATCATCTACAACATCCCGCCGCGCTCGGTGGTCGACATGTCGGTCGAGACCATGACCCGCCTGTTCGAGTTGAAGAACATCGCCGGGGTGAAGGACGCCACCGCAAATCTCGCCCGGGTGTCGCAGCAGCGTCATGCCATGGGACCGGATTTCATCCAGCTCTCCGGCGAGGACATGACCGCTCTGGCCTATATGGCGGCGGGCGGCCATGGCTGCATTTCGGTGGTCGCCAATGTGGCGCCGAATCTCTGCGCCAAATTGATGACTGCGGTGTTGAAGGGCGATTACGCGGCAGCGCTGACGATCCAGGACCGGCTGGTGCCGCTGCACGACGCGATCTTCAAGGAGCCGGGGCTGGCCGGCGCCAAGCACGGCCTCAAGCTGCTGGATCGTCTCCAGGAGGAGGTCCGGCTGCCGTTGCTGCCGGTGACGGCGCCGACCGGCAAGGTGATTCGCGATGCGATGGTCCATGCCGGGTTGTTGAACTGA
- the mscL gene encoding large conductance mechanosensitive channel protein MscL gives MLKEFREFAMKGNVVDLAVGVIIGAAFGAIVSSMVGDIIMPIIGAITGGLDFSNYFTPLSKSVTASTLVEAKTQGAVLAWGHFLTVTLNFLIVAFVLFMVIRTMNRWKRKQEAAPGPPKPTPEVELLGEIRDLLKKN, from the coding sequence ATGCTGAAGGAGTTCCGCGAATTCGCGATGAAGGGCAATGTCGTCGATCTCGCGGTCGGCGTCATCATCGGCGCGGCGTTCGGCGCGATCGTGTCGTCCATGGTCGGCGACATCATCATGCCGATCATCGGCGCCATCACCGGGGGTCTGGACTTCTCGAACTATTTTACCCCGTTGTCGAAATCGGTGACGGCCAGCACTCTGGTCGAGGCCAAGACGCAGGGCGCGGTGCTGGCCTGGGGGCATTTCCTCACCGTGACCTTGAATTTCCTCATCGTTGCCTTCGTGCTATTCATGGTGATCAGGACCATGAACCGGTGGAAGCGCAAGCAGGAAGCCGCACCGGGGCCGCCGAAGCCGACCCCGGAAGTGGAACTGCTCGGCGAAATCAGGGACCTGCTGAAAAAGAATTAA
- the smpB gene encoding SsrA-binding protein SmpB: protein MAEKKERPIKVVAENRKARFNFAIEDTLEAGIALTGTEVKSIRNGKSTIAESYADPKDGEIWLINANIPEYLQANRFNHEPKRPRKLLLHRKQINKLMGAVERQGMTLVPLKMYFNERGRVKLQLALAKGKQLHDKRDTEKKRDWGREKGRIMRARG, encoded by the coding sequence ATGGCCGAGAAGAAAGAGCGCCCGATCAAGGTCGTGGCGGAAAACCGCAAGGCGCGGTTCAACTTTGCGATCGAGGATACGCTGGAGGCTGGAATCGCGCTCACCGGCACCGAGGTCAAATCGATCCGCAACGGCAAGAGCACGATCGCCGAATCCTACGCCGATCCCAAGGACGGCGAGATCTGGCTGATCAACGCCAATATTCCGGAATATCTGCAGGCCAACCGCTTCAACCACGAGCCGAAGCGACCGCGCAAATTGCTGCTGCATCGCAAGCAGATTAACAAGCTGATGGGCGCGGTCGAGCGCCAGGGCATGACGCTGGTGCCGCTGAAAATGTATTTCAACGAGCGCGGTCGGGTCAAATTGCAGCTAGCGCTGGCCAAGGGCAAGCAGCTGCACGACAAGCGCGACACCGAAAAGAAGCGCGACTGGGGCCGGGAAAAGGGCCGTATCATGCGCGCGCGCGGTTAG
- a CDS encoding peroxiredoxin yields MNQKSLMEVDWSAIPAPVDDGAAAHLPGLPIPPIDLIATNDTSVRLATLPGRSVVFAYPRTGEPGKIALVDDWDMIPGARGCTPQACAFRDLFAELKAAGAGQVFGLSTQSNAYQLEMASRLHLPFPVLSDAKLELTQALKLPTMEVAGLTMIKRLTLIIDDGRISHVVYPVFPPDRNAAEVLAWLKANPA; encoded by the coding sequence ATGAACCAGAAGAGCCTGATGGAGGTGGACTGGAGCGCGATTCCGGCGCCGGTCGATGACGGCGCCGCCGCGCATCTGCCCGGACTGCCGATTCCGCCGATCGATCTGATCGCGACCAACGATACCTCGGTGAGGCTGGCGACGCTGCCCGGACGCAGCGTGGTGTTCGCCTATCCGCGCACCGGCGAGCCCGGGAAAATCGCGCTGGTCGACGATTGGGACATGATCCCCGGCGCGCGCGGTTGCACGCCGCAGGCCTGCGCGTTCCGTGACCTGTTCGCCGAGTTGAAGGCGGCCGGCGCGGGGCAGGTGTTTGGACTGTCGACGCAGAGCAACGCCTATCAGCTGGAAATGGCGTCGCGGCTGCATCTGCCGTTTCCGGTGCTGTCCGACGCCAAGCTCGAATTGACCCAGGCGCTCAAGCTGCCGACCATGGAGGTCGCCGGGCTGACCATGATCAAGCGGCTGACGCTGATCATCGATGATGGCCGGATCAGCCATGTGGTCTATCCGGTGTTTCCGCCAGATCGCAACGCCGCCGAGGTGCTGGCCTGGCTGAAGGCCAATCCGGCCTGA
- a CDS encoding TonB-dependent receptor has translation MRRAGGVRTAVRFGATLLGGVALLAGLDTSAQSQTPDGANALPPMTVYAPTQQTVRRAAAKRRPSRVRTAQTPTPPSAPQPETGAAPPVGVVPAFAGGQVAQGGRLGLLGNTDTMKSPFNVSSYTDKFIRDQQAATAADALILDPSVRSSVQPGGVVDSFNIRGFPINEGNNGEFAFEGLYGIAPSYRILTDYVERIEVLKGPSAALSGTSPNGGVGGVINVVPKRAGEDLTRFTAGYGSTAQFDGHWDVARRYGDGKQWGVRTSGSLRGGDTPIDRQSETTGVGSLALDYQGERFRSWLYLIAQSDRFDAPSRPFLVAPGLQVPKAPDGRVNVTQPWEWSHINDRSALLRTEYDVSDQVTLFADVGGSRTDVERFFGLPTIINARGDTTATPQFFGLGIDRTTYDGGVRARFDTGFVHHAVAFQASLYHDALYRRITNGSLVTSNIYNPTVAPTQFANEIDGRPRLSDSELTGLSIADTLSVLDEHVLLTLGVRRQGIEANNYLSNVGTLTSSYDKSATTPVVGIVIRPRDNVSLYANYIEGLSRGDVAPQTASNFGEVLQPYIAKQYEAGIKVDFGRIATSFSAFDISKASGELSAGRFAATAEQQVRGLEFNVYGEVTPDIRVLGGVSLMDGTLTKTAVAANLGNTPIGSPKVQANIGAEWDLPLIKGLTVNGAVIYTGRQFVDTANNQPIPDWTRLDLGARYTTAIKGRKTTFRANIQNVTGTQYWSSVASFGTFFLGAPRTYLLSMTVDM, from the coding sequence ATGCGGCGTGCGGGTGGGGTTAGGACGGCGGTTCGCTTTGGTGCGACGCTGCTGGGCGGAGTAGCGTTGCTGGCGGGGTTGGATACATCAGCTCAATCGCAAACTCCGGACGGAGCAAACGCCCTTCCACCCATGACGGTCTATGCGCCGACGCAACAGACGGTCCGCCGCGCAGCGGCCAAGCGAAGGCCCTCCCGGGTCCGGACGGCGCAGACCCCCACGCCCCCGAGCGCTCCGCAACCCGAAACCGGCGCGGCGCCGCCGGTCGGTGTCGTGCCGGCTTTCGCCGGCGGCCAGGTCGCTCAGGGCGGTCGGCTCGGGCTGCTCGGAAACACCGACACAATGAAATCCCCGTTCAACGTGTCGAGTTACACCGACAAATTCATCCGTGATCAGCAGGCGGCAACGGCCGCCGATGCCTTGATCCTGGATCCTTCGGTGCGAAGCTCGGTCCAACCCGGCGGCGTGGTCGATTCCTTCAACATTCGTGGCTTCCCGATCAACGAGGGCAACAATGGTGAGTTCGCCTTTGAGGGGCTGTACGGGATCGCGCCGAGCTACCGCATCCTGACGGACTACGTCGAGCGCATCGAGGTGCTCAAGGGCCCCTCGGCCGCATTGTCAGGCACCTCCCCCAATGGCGGCGTCGGCGGTGTCATCAATGTGGTGCCCAAGCGCGCGGGAGAGGACCTGACCCGCTTCACCGCGGGCTACGGCTCGACAGCACAGTTCGACGGTCACTGGGATGTGGCGAGGCGTTACGGCGACGGCAAGCAATGGGGCGTGCGCACCAGCGGCAGCCTGCGCGGTGGCGATACGCCGATTGACCGGCAGTCCGAAACGACGGGCGTCGGATCGCTGGCGCTCGACTATCAGGGCGAACGGTTCAGGTCGTGGCTCTATTTGATCGCCCAGAGCGACCGGTTCGACGCGCCGTCACGTCCCTTTCTCGTGGCCCCCGGCCTGCAGGTGCCAAAGGCCCCCGACGGCCGGGTGAACGTGACACAACCTTGGGAATGGTCGCATATCAACGACCGTTCCGCCTTGCTGCGCACCGAATACGATGTCAGCGATCAGGTGACGCTGTTCGCCGATGTCGGCGGATCGCGCACCGACGTCGAGCGGTTCTTCGGCCTTCCGACGATCATCAATGCGCGCGGCGACACCACGGCGACGCCGCAATTCTTTGGGCTTGGCATCGATCGAACCACCTATGATGGCGGCGTCCGCGCCCGCTTCGATACCGGCTTCGTCCACCATGCCGTCGCCTTCCAGGCGTCGCTCTATCATGACGCGCTGTACCGGCGGATCACCAATGGCAGTCTGGTCACGTCGAACATCTACAATCCGACCGTGGCGCCAACCCAGTTCGCGAACGAGATCGACGGACGCCCGCGGCTATCGGACAGCGAGCTAACCGGGCTCTCGATTGCCGACACTCTGTCGGTGCTCGACGAGCACGTCCTGTTGACCCTGGGGGTGCGGCGCCAAGGCATCGAGGCGAACAACTATCTCTCCAATGTGGGAACGCTCACCTCGTCCTACGACAAGAGCGCGACCACCCCCGTGGTCGGCATCGTCATCCGGCCCCGCGACAACGTCTCGCTGTATGCGAACTACATCGAGGGGCTCAGCCGCGGCGACGTCGCGCCACAGACGGCTTCCAATTTCGGCGAAGTGCTTCAGCCCTACATCGCCAAACAATATGAGGCCGGCATCAAGGTCGATTTCGGCCGGATCGCGACCAGCTTCAGCGCCTTCGACATCTCGAAGGCCAGCGGCGAGCTGTCAGCCGGGCGTTTCGCGGCGACCGCCGAACAGCAAGTCCGTGGGCTCGAATTCAACGTCTATGGCGAGGTCACGCCGGATATTCGGGTTCTCGGCGGCGTTTCGCTGATGGATGGCACCCTGACGAAGACCGCCGTCGCGGCAAATCTGGGCAATACGCCGATCGGCTCGCCGAAGGTGCAAGCCAATATCGGCGCCGAGTGGGACCTGCCGTTGATCAAGGGGCTCACTGTGAATGGCGCGGTCATCTACACCGGCAGGCAGTTCGTCGACACCGCGAACAACCAGCCGATCCCGGATTGGACGCGGCTCGATCTCGGCGCCCGCTATACGACGGCGATCAAAGGCAGGAAGACGACGTTCCGCGCCAACATCCAGAATGTGACTGGCACGCAGTACTGGTCCTCCGTGGCCTCGTTCGGAACGTTTTTCCTCGGAGCGCCGCGCACCTATCTGCTGTCGATGACCGTGGACATGTAA
- a CDS encoding uracil-DNA glycosylase, with amino-acid sequence MTTISKIKQRPARGVSAAALARTEPSHDCPLCPRLASFRHDSRARQPDWFNAPVPTFGAADGQLLIVGLAPGLQGANRTGRPFTGDFAGDLLYATLIEYGFAKGNYQARPDDGLQLIDCRIANAVRCVPPQNKPLPIEINTCRQFLSAVLETMPRLRAIVALGRVAHESTVKALGLRAVQAPFGHGAVHQAGALRLYDSYHCSRYNTNTRVLTPQMFRDVFARVRTDLAAR; translated from the coding sequence ATGACGACGATTTCGAAGATTAAGCAACGCCCGGCGCGCGGCGTCAGCGCCGCCGCCCTCGCCCGCACCGAACCCTCCCATGACTGCCCGTTGTGTCCAAGGCTCGCCAGCTTTCGGCACGATTCGCGCGCGCGCCAGCCGGACTGGTTCAACGCCCCGGTGCCGACCTTCGGCGCGGCCGACGGCCAGCTATTGATCGTCGGGCTCGCGCCCGGACTGCAAGGCGCCAACCGCACTGGCCGGCCGTTCACCGGCGACTTCGCCGGCGATCTGCTCTATGCGACGCTGATCGAATATGGATTTGCGAAAGGCAACTATCAGGCACGTCCCGACGACGGGCTGCAACTAATCGACTGCCGGATCGCCAACGCGGTGCGCTGCGTACCGCCGCAGAACAAGCCGCTGCCGATCGAGATCAACACCTGCCGACAATTTCTCAGCGCGGTGCTGGAGACCATGCCGCGGCTGCGCGCGATCGTGGCGCTCGGCCGGGTCGCGCATGAGTCGACAGTCAAGGCATTAGGTCTGCGCGCCGTGCAGGCGCCGTTCGGACACGGCGCGGTGCATCAGGCCGGCGCGCTGCGGCTCTACGACAGCTATCATTGCTCGCGCTACAATACGAATACGCGGGTGCTGACGCCGCAGATGTTTCGCGACGTCTTCGCCCGCGTCCGCACCGACCTCGCCGCCCGCTAA
- a CDS encoding NYN domain-containing protein: protein MSPATNKIALFIDGANLYATAKTLGFDIDYKRLLKEFQSRGTLIRAFYYTAIIEDQEYSSIRPLIDWLDYNGYTVVTKATKEFIDASGRRKVKGNMDIELAVDAMELAEHVDQIVLFSGDGDFRSLVEAVQRRGVRVTVVSTISSQPPMIADELRRQADVFTDLVELQSKLGRDPAERPAPREPRHAPQFLQRATTVPARGDDDDFED from the coding sequence ATGTCCCCTGCAACGAACAAGATTGCTCTGTTTATCGACGGTGCCAACCTCTATGCGACAGCCAAGACCCTCGGCTTCGACATTGATTACAAGCGCCTGCTCAAGGAATTCCAGAGCCGCGGCACCCTCATTCGGGCATTTTATTACACCGCGATTATCGAGGATCAGGAATATTCGTCGATTCGGCCGTTGATCGACTGGCTCGACTACAATGGCTACACCGTGGTCACCAAGGCGACCAAGGAGTTCATCGATGCCAGTGGCCGCCGCAAGGTGAAGGGCAACATGGATATCGAATTGGCGGTCGATGCCATGGAGCTGGCCGAGCATGTCGACCAGATCGTGCTGTTTTCCGGCGACGGCGATTTCCGCTCGCTGGTCGAGGCGGTGCAGCGCCGCGGCGTTCGCGTCACCGTGGTGTCGACGATTTCCAGCCAGCCGCCGATGATCGCCGACGAGTTGCGTCGCCAGGCCGATGTCTTCACCGACCTGGTCGAGTTGCAGTCCAAGCTTGGCCGCGATCCGGCCGAACGCCCCGCGCCGCGCGAACCGCGTCATGCGCCGCAATTCCTGCAGCGCGCGACCACCGTGCCGGCCAGAGGCGATGACGACGATTTCGAAGATTAA
- the rpoZ gene encoding DNA-directed RNA polymerase subunit omega — protein sequence MARVTVEDCIDKVDNRFDLVLLAAHRARMISSGAQLTVDRDNDKNPVVSLREIADSTISPEDLREELVHSLQKFVEVDEPEPDTIPLIGSAGASVDADDTEVAVERMTEEELLKGLEGLAPPEEQPEEDE from the coding sequence ATGGCGCGCGTCACCGTAGAAGATTGCATTGATAAGGTCGACAACCGGTTCGACCTGGTGTTGCTCGCTGCGCACCGCGCGCGGATGATCTCGTCCGGCGCGCAACTCACGGTGGATCGCGACAACGACAAGAATCCGGTGGTTTCGCTGCGCGAAATCGCTGATTCGACGATCTCTCCCGAAGATCTTCGTGAAGAGCTGGTTCATTCCTTGCAGAAATTTGTCGAAGTCGACGAGCCGGAACCCGACACGATCCCGCTGATCGGATCGGCCGGCGCCAGCGTCGATGCCGACGATACCGAAGTGGCGGTCGAGCGGATGACCGAAGAAGAGCTGCTGAAGGGTCTGGAAGGCTTGGCGCCCCCCGAGGAGCAGCCCGAAGAAGACGAATAG
- a CDS encoding RelA/SpoT family protein: MAYWRRNSPQMEAAIGATEVVASADVPAKPPRASRARMMRQYDLVDRVRAYNPDTDEDLLNRAYVYAMMAHGEQIRASGDPYFSHPLEVAAILTTLKLDDATIVAALLHDTIEDTEATRTEIDNMFGHEIGALVEGLTKLKRLELVSREAKQAENLRKLLLAVAADVRVLLIKLADRLHNMRTLEFVPPASRHRIAEETLDIYAPLAGRMGMQEMREELEDLSFHTLDPDAFDVVMQRLDALADRNRNLIGEIEAQLSANLAKNGIEAVVTGRRKRPFSIWTKMKRKSIGFEQLSDIFGFRVVLPDVAACYRALGVVHTTWPMVPGRFKDYISTPKQNDYRSLHTTVIGPGQQRVELQFRTEEMDQIAEIGIAAHAFYKDGVGSPTELLKRESNAFAWLRRTIEILSESANPEEFLEHTKLELFHDQVFCFTPKGTLIALPRAANVIDFAYAVHTDVGNSAVGCKINGKFAPLSSELQNGDEVEVLTSTAQQAPPSAWESLAVTGKARAAIRRATRTAVRDQYAGLGRRIVERLFARAKIEYADDKLKGALPRLARTSIEDVMASVGRGEMKASDVARAMYPDYKEERVARFGEKKTLSEKLKLKSASSTVRQTSAIPIRGINSDLPVKFAPNGGAVPGDRIVGIVVPGEGITIYPIQSPALKDFEEMPEHWLDVRWDVDESTPQRFPARVFVQNVNEPGSLAQIATVIAEHDGNIDNIGMFRRSPDFTELTIDLEVYDLKHLSAIINQLRAKDVVAKVERVNG, translated from the coding sequence ATGGCGTATTGGCGCCGCAATTCTCCACAGATGGAGGCTGCGATCGGGGCGACCGAGGTCGTGGCGTCGGCGGATGTGCCGGCGAAGCCGCCGCGCGCGTCGCGAGCGCGGATGATGCGGCAATATGACCTCGTCGATCGGGTCCGCGCCTATAATCCGGACACGGACGAGGACCTGCTCAACCGCGCCTATGTCTATGCGATGATGGCGCATGGCGAGCAGATCCGCGCCTCGGGTGATCCGTATTTCTCGCATCCGCTTGAAGTTGCAGCGATTCTGACCACGCTGAAGCTCGATGACGCGACCATCGTCGCCGCCTTGCTGCACGACACCATCGAGGACACCGAGGCCACCCGAACCGAAATCGACAATATGTTCGGGCACGAGATTGGGGCCCTGGTCGAGGGCCTGACCAAGCTCAAGCGCCTGGAGCTGGTGTCGCGCGAAGCCAAGCAGGCCGAGAACCTGCGCAAATTGCTGCTGGCGGTGGCCGCCGATGTCCGCGTGCTGCTGATCAAGCTCGCCGACCGGCTGCACAATATGCGCACGCTGGAATTCGTGCCGCCGGCGTCGCGGCATCGCATCGCCGAGGAAACCCTGGATATCTACGCGCCGCTGGCCGGCCGCATGGGCATGCAGGAGATGCGCGAGGAGCTCGAAGACCTCTCGTTCCATACGCTCGATCCGGACGCCTTTGATGTGGTGATGCAGCGGCTCGATGCGTTGGCCGACCGTAACCGCAATTTGATCGGCGAGATCGAGGCCCAGCTGTCGGCCAATCTGGCCAAGAACGGCATCGAGGCCGTGGTGACGGGGCGGCGCAAGCGTCCGTTTTCGATCTGGACCAAGATGAAGCGCAAGTCGATCGGCTTCGAGCAGCTGTCGGACATCTTCGGATTCCGCGTGGTGTTGCCGGATGTCGCGGCCTGCTATCGCGCGCTCGGGGTGGTTCACACCACCTGGCCGATGGTGCCGGGGCGGTTCAAGGACTACATCTCGACCCCGAAACAGAACGACTACCGCTCGCTCCACACCACGGTGATCGGTCCCGGGCAGCAGCGCGTCGAGCTGCAATTCCGCACCGAGGAGATGGACCAGATCGCCGAGATCGGCATCGCCGCGCATGCCTTCTACAAGGACGGCGTCGGCTCGCCGACCGAATTGTTGAAACGGGAGTCGAACGCCTTTGCCTGGCTGCGGCGCACCATCGAAATCCTGTCGGAAAGCGCCAATCCCGAGGAATTCCTCGAGCATACCAAGCTCGAATTGTTTCACGATCAGGTGTTCTGCTTCACCCCCAAGGGCACGTTGATCGCATTGCCGCGCGCCGCCAATGTGATCGATTTCGCCTATGCGGTTCACACCGACGTCGGCAATTCGGCGGTCGGCTGCAAGATCAACGGCAAGTTCGCGCCGCTGTCGAGCGAGTTGCAGAACGGCGACGAGGTCGAGGTGCTGACTTCGACGGCGCAGCAGGCGCCGCCGTCGGCCTGGGAATCGCTGGCGGTGACCGGCAAGGCGCGGGCCGCGATCCGGCGCGCGACCCGCACCGCGGTGCGCGATCAATATGCCGGGCTGGGACGGCGGATCGTCGAACGCCTGTTCGCACGCGCCAAGATCGAATATGCCGACGACAAGCTCAAGGGCGCGTTGCCGCGGCTGGCGCGGACCTCGATCGAGGACGTGATGGCGTCGGTCGGGCGCGGCGAGATGAAGGCCTCCGACGTCGCCCGCGCGATGTATCCCGACTACAAGGAAGAACGCGTCGCGCGCTTCGGCGAGAAGAAGACGCTGTCGGAAAAGCTGAAGCTCAAATCCGCGAGCAGCACGGTGCGCCAGACCTCGGCGATTCCGATCCGCGGCATCAATTCCGACCTGCCGGTGAAGTTCGCGCCCAATGGCGGCGCGGTGCCGGGCGACCGCATCGTCGGAATCGTGGTGCCGGGCGAGGGCATCACCATCTATCCGATCCAGTCGCCGGCCTTGAAGGACTTCGAGGAGATGCCGGAGCACTGGCTCGACGTGCGCTGGGACGTCGACGAATCGACGCCGCAGCGGTTTCCGGCGCGGGTGTTCGTGCAGAACGTCAACGAGCCCGGCAGCCTGGCGCAGATCGCCACCGTGATCGCCGAGCATGACGGCAATATCGACAATATCGGCATGTTTCGCCGCTCGCCGGATTTCACCGAACTCACCATCGATCTCGAGGTCTACGACCTCAAGCATCTCAGCGCGATCATCAACCAGCTGCGCGCCAAGGACGTGGTCGCCAAGGTCGAGCGCGTCAATGGTTAG
- a CDS encoding pyridoxine 5'-phosphate synthase, translated as MPKTPPLRLGVNVDHVATLRNARGGRHPDPLRAAQAAIAAGADGITAHLREDRRHIRDADMARLKAEIAKPLNFEMAATPDMVRIALATKPHAVCLVPERREELTTEGGLDVVGQRDSLAPSIARFNDAGIRVSLFIAADPAQIEMAAKLHAPVIELHTGAWCDAVTDGDHAKADLEWQRIVAGAAQAQSVGLEVHAGHGLDYATAETISALPQIAELNIGYYMIGEALFVGLAETVRTMRAAMERGRARAVRP; from the coding sequence ATGCCCAAAACTCCCCCGTTGCGCCTCGGCGTCAATGTCGATCACGTCGCCACCTTGCGCAACGCACGCGGCGGCCGCCATCCCGATCCGCTGCGCGCCGCGCAAGCGGCGATCGCGGCCGGCGCCGACGGCATCACCGCGCATCTGCGCGAGGATCGCCGCCATATCCGCGACGCCGACATGGCGCGGCTGAAGGCCGAGATAGCGAAGCCGTTGAATTTCGAGATGGCGGCGACGCCCGACATGGTGCGGATCGCGCTGGCGACAAAGCCGCATGCGGTGTGCCTGGTGCCGGAGCGTCGCGAAGAACTCACTACCGAAGGCGGGCTCGACGTGGTCGGTCAGCGCGATTCGCTGGCGCCGTCGATCGCGCGGTTCAACGATGCCGGCATTCGGGTGTCGCTGTTCATCGCCGCCGATCCGGCGCAGATCGAGATGGCGGCGAAATTGCACGCCCCGGTGATCGAACTCCACACCGGCGCCTGGTGCGACGCGGTCACCGATGGCGACCACGCCAAGGCGGACCTCGAGTGGCAGCGCATCGTCGCCGGCGCCGCGCAGGCGCAATCCGTCGGGCTCGAGGTTCATGCCGGCCACGGCCTCGATTATGCCACCGCCGAGACGATCTCGGCGCTGCCGCAGATCGCCGAACTCAATATCGGCTATTACATGATCGGCGAGGCGCTGTTCGTCGGCCTGGCCGAAACCGTGCGGACGATGCGCGCGGCGATGGAGCGCGGCCGCGCCAGGGCGGTCCGCCCATGA